One genomic window of Lytechinus variegatus isolate NC3 chromosome 1, Lvar_3.0, whole genome shotgun sequence includes the following:
- the LOC121431018 gene encoding uncharacterized protein LOC121431018 encodes MDPIIDLFPPSPLSREFEGEVSGEETEPYTNTIETEPYTNTNPVKMEIESETPHTVGRGRGIAKYELAFLTEPVVGKNTVGRGRGLAKYKPAPLIEPVVGRDAGKGALLPGSSHSPFRNPIQHEEAKKGTKRPSTFGGDQRSKKHRSVCPIVGCGHASPKLRWHVYYHLPNFFRPQEEHTGPGWSKTLSKRAKALHMVANFLTGVDNIEGLIDYTNKNWHSVESPLSETDKVEMGLLQEKEGWEQVVPTLQPINSPGYPCALAALGVPVGQTLS; translated from the coding sequence ATGGATCCCATCATCGATCTCTTTCCCCCTAGTCCATTGTCCAGGGAATTTGAGGGTGAGGTGAGCGGGGAAGAAACCGAACCTTACACTAACACTATAGAAACCGAACCTTACACTAACACTAATCCTGTCAAGATGGAGATAGAATCTGAAACACCTCACACAGTAGGTAGAGGTAGAGGCATAGCAAAATACGAACTGGCTTTCCTGACTGAGCCGGTGGTAGGGAAAAACACAGTAGGTAGAGGTAGGGGACTCGCAAAATACAAACCGGCTCCTCTAATTGAGCCTGTGGTAGGGAGGGATGCAGGCAAAGGTGCCTTGCTTCCTGGCTCCAGCCATTCGCCCTTCCGGAACCCCATTCAACATGAAGAGGCTAAAAAGGGGACAAAACGACCGTCCACCTTCGGGGGCGACCAACGTTCAAAGAAGCACAGGTCAGTTTGCCCAATTGTAGGTTGTGGGCATGCGTCCCCCAAACTAAGGTGGCATGTTTATTACCACCTTCCCAATTTCTTCCGCCCTCAGGAAGAGCATACCGGCCCAGGGTGGTCGAAAACACTCTCAAAGCGGGCCAAGGCTTTGCACATGGTGGCAAACTTCCTTACAGGCGTTGACAATATCGAAGGACTTATAGACTATACAAACAAAAACTGGCACTCTGTCGAGAGCCCTCTCAGCGAAACCGACAAGGTAGAAATGGGCTTGCTGCAGGAGAAAGAGGGTTGGGAACAGGTAGTTCCCACCCTTCAGCCGATCAACTCCCCCGGCTATCCTTGCGCATTGGCGGCCCTTGGTGTTCCTGTGGGACAAACTCTCTCTTGA
- the LOC121431028 gene encoding putative deoxyribonuclease TATDN2 has protein sequence MLPGREPDHYVPITGGVLNYCDPLNFSHPEFEEQVLGRIIDSNWKLAIGIHPKQAAEYTQGQWECFLKLLSNPRVSAISEVGFDFTVKKHLWRHQEELMDRILSLGTLGRILVMHLRGADDDKYSKVVNRLALRRLKRKCLPHQRVHLHCFTSDVSMVHAWNEAFPHCYFGITGKVRSFNEDQLAALREIPLNRLLLETDSPHLKLHPGCTYNTPYYLGDVGYYVARARGVPLAEIIGATYTNAQRLYC, from the coding sequence ATGCTCCCAGGCCGTGAACCGGACCACTATGTTCCAATAACTGGCGGGGTTCTTAATTACTGTGACCCTTTGAACTTCTCCCATCCAGAATTTGAAGAACAGGTCCTGGGCCGAATAATTGATTCCAATTGGAAATTGGCCATCGGAATCCATCCGAAACAGGCGGCAGAGTACACGCAAGGCCAATGGGAGTGCTTCCTAAAGCTCCTGTCCAATCCCCGGGTGTCGGCCATCAGTGAAGTTGGTTTCGATTTCACGGTGAAAAAACATCTTTGGCGACACCAAGAGGAGCTCATGGACCGGATCCTATCTCTAGGGACCCTAGGGCGCATCTTAGTGATGCACTTGCGAGGGGCTGATGACGACAAGTACAGTAAGGTCGTGAACCGGCTGGCATTGCGACGTCTAAAGAGGAAGTGCCTCCCTCACCAACGGGTGCACTTGCACTGCTTTACCAGTGACGTCAGTATGGTCCATGCCTGGAACGAAGCTTTTCCTCACTGCTATTTTGGTATCACGGGTAAGGTCCGTTCGTTCAACGAGGACCAACTCGCAGCACTGAGGGAAATTCCCCTGAACCGTCTTTTACTAGAGACGGACTCCCCTCACCTCAAGTTGCATCCTGGGTGTACCTATAACACCCCGTACTATCTTGGGGACGTGGGATATTACGTCGCCAGGGCACGCGGAGTGCCCCTCGCAGAAATAATCGGGGCTACTTACACAAACGCACAGCGTTTGTACTGTTGA